From the genome of Streptomyces sp. NBC_01304:
GCGCAGCGCCTTCTGCCGTTCGTCGATCAGCGCCGAGAGGTCCCCGGCCGCGGCGGGCGCGCCCGCCCCGGTCACCGTGTCGGCCCGGATCACGGGCGCCGCGGACGGCGGCACGTCGTCGGGGCCGAGTGTCAGCAGCCCGCCGGCCACCGCCGCGACCACGAGGACCGCCACCGCCACCGCCGCCTTCCGGCCGCCGAACCGCCCGGCCGACCGCCTGGTCTCTGTCTCGCAGGTCTTGGAGGTCTCGGAGGTCTCGGAGGAATCCACCCGTTCACTGTGCGGGCGTACGCCGCGTCGGCACGGCCCCGAAATGGCGTCCTGGCAGAAGATCACACCGATGGCCCCGGGTGTGGCGGACAGGCCCTAGAGTGCGGCCATGGCCCGCATCAACGACGTAGGCGGCATGCAGGGCTTCGGCCCCATCGACACCACCACCGAGGACGAGCCCTTCCACCACGACTGGGAGGCCCGCGTCTTCGCCCTGAACAGCGCCCTGATCGGGCAAGGCGTCTACAACCTCGACGAGTTCCGCGACGCGGTCGAGACGATGGCCCCGGCCGAGTACCTCGCCGCCTCGTACTACGAGCGCTGGTTCCACGCGATCCGCACCCTCCTCGAACGCAAGGGCGTCCTGGAACCCGGGGCCCTCGATGACTGACGCCGACGCGCGCTACCGCCCCGGCACCCGCGTACGCACCACGCACACCGACCCGCCCCACCACACCCGCATCCCGCGCTACGCCCGCGGCAAACAGGGCGTGATCGTCGAGCCGGAGGGCCGCCACCCCCTCGCGGACATCCGCTCGCAGGGCCGCGACGACGCACCCGTCGAGGCGGTGTACGCGGTCCGGTTCACGGCCCGCGACCTGTGGGGAGAGGGCGACCACCACGTCGTACTCGACCTGTGGGAAAGCTACTTGGAGCCGACGGAAGCCCTGGAACCGAGCGAGGAACAAGGATGAGCAGCGACCACACCGACGCCCGGATCTCCCGCCAGGTCCGCCGTCTGGAGACCCTCCTGGAGGACCGCGGCCTGGTCGCGGGCGCCGCCCTCGACGAGACCCTCGACGCGTTCCTGTCCGGCGCTTCCCCCGCCAACGGCGCCCGCATCGTCGCCAAGGCCTGGACCGACCCGGCGTACCGTCAGCGGCTCGTCGAGGACGGCACCGCCGCCGTCGCGGAGCTCGGCTACTCGGCCGGCGGCGTCCAGCCGCAGCGCCTGCGCGTCGTCGAGAACACCGCGCACGAGCACCACGTGGTCGTCTGCACGCTGTGCTCCTGCTATCCCGTACGGCTGCTCGGCCCGTCCCCCAGCTGGTACAAGAGCGAGGCCTACCGCTCACGCGTGGTGCGCGAACCCCGCGCCGTGCTGGCGGAGTTTGGTCTTGACCTGCCCGAGGACACGGCGATCACCGTGTGGGACTCCAGCTCGGAGACCCGCTACATGGTGCTGCCGCGCCGACCGGAACGTACGGAAGAACTGACCGAGGACGAACTGGCCGCCCTCGTCTCCCGCAACGCCCTGATCGGCACGGCAGCGATCTGAGAATCCGGATCCCCGGCCTCAGTTGAAGCTCGTGCCTCAGCTGAAGCTCGTGCCTCAGCTGAGGCTCACGACTCAGTTGAAGCTGATGACCGGGGGCGCGGGCTTCTGCTTGCCCATCTCGATGCTGTCCTCGTTCTGCCACATCGGCCGGTCGCTCCAGCGCACCGTGATGTGCCCGAGCACCGTCCCCTTCGCAACGACCACGCCGAGGTGCTTCTTCAGTACGTCGGCCATCTTCGCGGTGATCCGCAGCGCGACCTTCGTCGGGCCCCACGAGAACTGGCCGCCCTCGAAGTGCGGCGCGAAGAATCCGCCGGTGGTCAGCGCCTCGACGAAGCTGGCGTCGACGACCTTGAAGTTCTTGCCCAACTGCTGGTTGCCGACCCAGGGGTTGACGTAGAACCCGGCGACGACCGGCTCGATCAGCAGCGACCAGCCGTTCGCCGACCAGGTCTTGCCCGCCTTGTTCGTCAGGACGAAGCCGCCGGGGTAGGTGAACCGGGTGTCCAGCTGGAT
Proteins encoded in this window:
- the nthA gene encoding nitrile hydratase subunit alpha produces the protein MSSDHTDARISRQVRRLETLLEDRGLVAGAALDETLDAFLSGASPANGARIVAKAWTDPAYRQRLVEDGTAAVAELGYSAGGVQPQRLRVVENTAHEHHVVVCTLCSCYPVRLLGPSPSWYKSEAYRSRVVREPRAVLAEFGLDLPEDTAITVWDSSSETRYMVLPRRPERTEELTEDELAALVSRNALIGTAAI
- a CDS encoding SH3-like domain-containing protein; this encodes MTDADARYRPGTRVRTTHTDPPHHTRIPRYARGKQGVIVEPEGRHPLADIRSQGRDDAPVEAVYAVRFTARDLWGEGDHHVVLDLWESYLEPTEALEPSEEQG